The following coding sequences lie in one Brevibacterium marinum genomic window:
- a CDS encoding Na+/H+ antiporter — translation MTTLLMIIGFGAATSVVVGLGQKLRLPWPALMVVIGIAGAFIPSFAEITIEPELILPLFLPPLLFAAAQKTSWALFSIRWRTILGMAVALVGVTVAAVAGTAIVLIPGITIAAAVALGAMLAPPDPVAVDAVAGTVSIPRRIMSTLQSEGLFNDAASLVIFQTAMAAAMAGTEVDFGQLALSFLLSAVVAITIGLVVSFVVWWVMEKIDHTIARSSLMLMLPFGVYLIAEHFHASGVIAVVVAALEVRRRDVEGNSAERVTQNSTWQVLEMLITGIAFGLIGLDLRQVVETEHGHLLRAVGIGLVIALVIIVVRFGWLLLGTVLENKSRDDDPDAAPLNVRDTALMTWGGMRGLATIALALSIPATTATGQPFPGRSYILVAAAVILLVTLVGAGLTFPTVVNVLGIDDEAEKERRDTADIAKRAYKAALEQIRDDESLPDEVAEPLRARFKVLYSQLLGTSDDQASSEQATTLRENRAVMAQVQTKALQSARAEVLRARRERGTDPEIADRVLRRFDLQSVLLK, via the coding sequence ATGACGACCCTGCTGATGATCATCGGATTCGGTGCCGCAACCAGCGTGGTCGTCGGCCTGGGCCAGAAGCTGCGCCTCCCCTGGCCCGCGCTGATGGTCGTCATCGGCATCGCCGGCGCATTCATTCCCAGCTTCGCCGAGATCACCATCGAACCCGAGCTGATCCTGCCCCTGTTCCTTCCGCCGCTCCTGTTCGCCGCGGCTCAGAAGACCTCCTGGGCGCTGTTCTCCATCCGCTGGCGCACGATACTGGGCATGGCCGTCGCGCTCGTCGGGGTGACGGTGGCGGCCGTGGCCGGAACGGCGATCGTGCTCATTCCCGGGATCACGATCGCCGCCGCGGTGGCGCTGGGCGCCATGCTCGCCCCACCCGACCCCGTGGCCGTCGACGCGGTCGCCGGAACCGTGTCGATACCTCGGCGGATCATGTCGACGCTGCAGAGCGAAGGACTGTTCAACGACGCCGCCTCCCTCGTGATCTTTCAGACCGCGATGGCCGCGGCGATGGCCGGCACCGAGGTGGACTTCGGTCAGCTCGCCCTGTCCTTCCTCCTCTCCGCGGTCGTCGCAATCACGATCGGCCTCGTCGTCTCCTTCGTCGTGTGGTGGGTGATGGAGAAGATCGACCATACGATCGCGCGCTCCTCACTGATGCTGATGCTGCCCTTCGGCGTCTACCTCATCGCTGAGCATTTCCACGCCAGCGGAGTCATCGCCGTCGTCGTCGCCGCCCTCGAGGTGCGCAGACGCGACGTCGAGGGCAATTCCGCCGAACGTGTGACACAGAATTCGACGTGGCAGGTCCTCGAGATGCTCATCACCGGCATCGCCTTCGGCCTCATCGGCCTCGACCTGCGCCAGGTCGTCGAGACGGAGCATGGCCACCTGCTCAGGGCCGTGGGCATCGGGCTGGTCATCGCACTGGTCATCATCGTGGTGCGGTTCGGCTGGCTGCTGCTCGGAACCGTGCTGGAGAACAAGAGCAGGGACGACGACCCGGATGCGGCGCCGCTGAATGTCAGGGACACCGCCCTGATGACCTGGGGCGGGATGCGCGGACTAGCCACGATCGCGTTGGCGCTGTCGATCCCGGCGACCACCGCCACAGGACAACCGTTCCCCGGCCGCTCCTACATCCTCGTCGCGGCCGCCGTCATCCTCCTCGTCACCCTGGTCGGCGCGGGGCTGACGTTCCCCACCGTCGTCAACGTCCTCGGCATCGATGACGAAGCCGAGAAGGAGCGTCGCGACACCGCCGACATCGCCAAGCGGGCCTACAAGGCCGCCCTCGAACAGATCAGGGACGACGAGAGCCTGCCCGATGAGGTCGCCGAACCGCTGCGGGCCCGGTTCAAGGTCCTCTACTCGCAGCTGCTGGGCACCTCGGACGACCAGGCCAGTTCGGAGCAGGCGACGACGCTGAGGGAGAACCGCGCGGTCATGGCGCAGGTGCAGACGAAGGCTCTCCAGTCCGCCCGCGCCGAGGTGCTCAGAGCCCGACGCGAGCGCGGCACCGACCCGGAGATCGCCGACAGAGTGCTGCGTCGCTTCGACCTCCAATCCGTGCTGTTGAAGTGA